In Pedobacter heparinus DSM 2366, the following are encoded in one genomic region:
- a CDS encoding DMT family transporter: MSAKAVNPGKNLLILHLTVFIWGFTGILGALISINAVQLVWYRVLIASITLFVYFKFSKTSLKVEKRQFLAFFFTGSIVALHWILFFQAIKVSTVSVTLVCLSSFTLFTAILEPLIKKQKLQTADIIVGLMIIFGIYLIFKFESRYTSGIILGLSAALASSLFATINSVLVQKSNPVIIGFYEITAAFFWITLYRLFDGSLLLERFSLSTSDWLYLMLLGTICTALAYVAGVAVMRTLSAFRVALVTNLEPVYGILLAFIFFGTKEAMSIGFYLGAVIILAAVFLYPRYKKYKKHG; the protein is encoded by the coding sequence ATGTCTGCCAAAGCTGTAAATCCCGGCAAAAACCTGCTGATATTACATCTTACGGTATTCATCTGGGGCTTTACCGGCATACTTGGCGCCTTGATCTCCATCAATGCCGTACAACTGGTATGGTATAGGGTTTTAATAGCCAGCATCACCCTTTTCGTCTACTTTAAATTTAGTAAAACCAGCCTGAAAGTTGAAAAAAGGCAGTTTTTAGCCTTCTTTTTTACAGGCAGCATTGTAGCCCTGCACTGGATCCTTTTTTTTCAGGCCATCAAGGTTTCTACGGTATCGGTCACACTGGTTTGTCTCTCCTCCTTTACGCTTTTTACAGCGATCCTGGAACCACTCATCAAAAAACAAAAGCTACAGACAGCAGATATTATCGTCGGTTTAATGATCATTTTTGGTATTTATCTCATCTTTAAATTCGAATCACGATATACGTCCGGCATCATTTTAGGGCTGTCTGCAGCTCTTGCCTCCAGTCTTTTTGCCACCATAAATTCTGTCCTGGTACAAAAAAGCAATCCTGTTATCATCGGTTTCTATGAAATTACAGCAGCCTTTTTCTGGATTACATTGTACCGTTTATTCGACGGCAGCCTGCTTCTGGAACGTTTCAGTTTAAGCACTTCCGACTGGCTGTACCTGATGTTGCTGGGCACCATCTGCACCGCTCTGGCCTATGTTGCAGGGGTAGCTGTCATGCGCACTTTATCCGCTTTCAGGGTTGCCCTCGTTACCAATCTTGAACCGGTATATGGTATACTTTTGGCCTTCATTTTCTTTGGGACAAAAGAGGCTATGTCTATCGGATTTTACCTTGGTGCGGTCATTATTTTAGCTGCCGTATTCCTGTATCCACGTTACAAAAAATATAAAAAACACGGCTAA
- a CDS encoding LptF/LptG family permease, which produces MNFIKDRVKILDWYIISKYLGTFLYTLTLFVVIIIIFDLSEKLDDFLSANLTFWQVISLYYAGSIPYYVNMLSPLINFIAVIFFTAKMADQTEIVPILSGGVSFNRFLLPYFVSAFVIFAVNLASNLYILPYTNQLKNTFENTYVKKNDPSSKSNIHMKLDDNTYIFMDNFDNKSKTGTKFSLDNFKGDVLTKKLIADEIKWDSLKRSWKLTNYSIRYVNGLKETFVSGTSLTKDTVLDMRPDDFSAYDNVFENLSNKELSEKIRKERIRGSGIWNDLLFEQYKRYLHPLSAFVLTLIGVALSSRKVRGGVGLPLGIGILLSFAYIVFNQFAKMFSLKGGMPPLLAVIAPTLFFGLLGFYLLRKAPK; this is translated from the coding sequence ATGAACTTTATCAAGGACAGGGTCAAAATTCTCGACTGGTATATCATCAGCAAATATCTGGGCACGTTTTTATATACGCTTACCTTATTTGTAGTGATCATCATTATTTTTGACCTGTCGGAGAAACTGGATGATTTTTTAAGTGCCAACCTTACCTTCTGGCAGGTCATATCACTTTATTACGCCGGCTCTATCCCTTATTATGTAAATATGCTGTCGCCGCTGATCAATTTTATAGCGGTTATATTTTTTACTGCAAAAATGGCCGACCAAACTGAAATTGTGCCTATTTTAAGTGGGGGAGTAAGCTTTAACCGTTTTCTTCTTCCCTATTTTGTATCTGCATTTGTCATTTTTGCGGTTAACCTGGCTTCCAACTTATACATCCTGCCCTATACCAATCAGCTCAAAAACACTTTCGAGAATACCTACGTAAAGAAAAATGATCCATCCAGCAAAAGCAATATCCATATGAAGCTGGACGACAACACCTATATCTTTATGGATAATTTCGACAATAAGAGCAAAACAGGTACAAAATTCTCATTAGACAACTTTAAAGGGGATGTGCTGACCAAGAAGCTTATTGCAGACGAAATCAAATGGGACTCCTTAAAACGATCATGGAAGCTAACAAACTATTCTATAAGATATGTGAACGGCTTAAAGGAAACTTTTGTAAGCGGTACTTCCCTTACAAAAGACACGGTACTTGACATGCGGCCGGACGACTTCTCTGCTTACGACAATGTCTTTGAAAATTTAAGCAATAAAGAACTCTCTGAAAAGATCAGAAAAGAAAGAATCAGGGGCTCCGGTATCTGGAACGACCTCTTATTTGAGCAATACAAACGCTATTTACACCCTTTGTCGGCTTTTGTTTTAACCCTTATAGGTGTCGCATTATCCTCCAGAAAGGTGCGTGGAGGGGTTGGACTGCCCTTAGGTATCGGAATTTTATTAAGTTTTGCTTACATTGTATTTAACCAATTCGCAAAAATGTTTTCTCTTAAAGGCGGCATGCCTCCGTTACTGGCTGTAATTGCACCCACTTTATTTTTTGGTTTACTGGGCTTTTATCTGCTCAGAAAGGCCCCCAAATAA
- the tgt gene encoding tRNA guanosine(34) transglycosylase Tgt — MKFNLAAKDIHSKARAGTITTDHGEIQTPIFMPVGTAGTVKSINQQQLKNDIDAKIILGNTYHLYLRPGLDILERAGGLHQFIGWDRPILTDSGGYQVYSLSKVRKIKEEGVTFRSHIDGSKHLFTPEYAMDIQRTIGADIIMAFDECTPYPCDYKYAANSINMTHRWLKRCCTRFDTTTPKYGFDQTLFPIVQGSVYKDLRVKSAEFIAAMGREGNAIGGLSVGEPAEEMYAMTEVVCDILPYEKPRYLMGVGTPINILENIALGVDMFDCVMPTRNARNGMLFTKNGVINISNKKWADDFSPIEAESDLVADQVYSKAYLRHLMHSKEMLGAQIATLHNLHFYLWLVKTAREKIMSGEFYAWKNKMVTILGNKL; from the coding sequence ATGAAATTCAATTTAGCGGCAAAAGATATACATTCGAAAGCGAGGGCAGGCACAATCACAACAGACCATGGCGAAATACAGACGCCCATTTTCATGCCTGTTGGCACTGCAGGAACGGTTAAATCGATTAACCAGCAGCAACTTAAAAATGATATTGATGCTAAAATCATCTTAGGAAATACGTATCATTTATATTTAAGACCTGGTCTCGATATTCTGGAACGCGCAGGCGGTCTACATCAGTTTATTGGCTGGGACCGTCCGATCCTGACGGATAGCGGCGGCTATCAGGTGTATTCCTTAAGTAAGGTAAGGAAGATAAAGGAAGAGGGCGTGACCTTCCGCTCTCATATAGATGGCTCCAAACACCTTTTTACACCAGAATACGCAATGGACATTCAGCGTACCATCGGGGCCGATATTATTATGGCCTTCGATGAATGCACCCCCTATCCATGTGATTATAAATACGCAGCAAACTCCATCAACATGACCCACAGGTGGCTAAAACGCTGTTGTACACGCTTTGATACCACAACACCCAAATACGGTTTTGACCAAACCCTGTTTCCTATCGTACAGGGATCTGTATACAAAGACCTGCGCGTAAAATCAGCAGAATTTATTGCGGCTATGGGCCGGGAAGGTAACGCCATTGGTGGTCTTTCTGTAGGTGAACCTGCAGAAGAAATGTATGCCATGACCGAAGTGGTTTGTGATATACTTCCTTACGAAAAACCACGTTATTTAATGGGTGTGGGCACCCCGATCAACATTTTAGAGAACATTGCCCTCGGTGTAGATATGTTTGATTGTGTGATGCCAACCAGAAATGCCAGAAATGGCATGCTTTTCACTAAAAATGGGGTCATCAATATCAGCAATAAAAAATGGGCCGATGATTTTTCTCCTATTGAGGCAGAAAGTGATCTGGTTGCAGACCAGGTGTACTCTAAAGCCTATTTAAGACATTTAATGCACTCCAAAGAGATGCTGGGTGCACAAATTGCAACTTTACATAACCTCCACTTTTATTTATGGCTGGTTAAAACTGCCCGTGAAAAAATTATGAGTGGAGAATTTTACGCCTGGAAAAACAAAATGGTTACTATATTAGGTAATAAATTGTAA
- a CDS encoding glycosyltransferase produces the protein MELTLLVSLENCLLGILIFCFLIQLYFSLFVHLKLALVKVDEIPDRAAKPLSVVICARNETENLKQYLPVVLQQNYANYEVVVVNDRSWDGTKDLLEEFSKQYKHLKIVTVNEGSKFIAGKKFAVTMGIKATSNEWLVFTDADCMPASPNWLLGMQQPDDDQTEIVLGYSPYLKKKGLLNALIRFETFFTAVNYLSFALKGMPYMGVGRNMAYKKSLFFNNKGFAAHMHIPSGDDDLFVNAHAHHNNTAIRINKDAQVWSVPNTSFGAYLRQKKRHFGAGKLYKAKHKFILSAQIMVQFLFYVVFALLLFFKTTFYPALVILALSIIVRCFIYPRLLKRLSYADLSWWFPVLDLLLFIFLVFNGFVSIFVKKIQWK, from the coding sequence GTGGAATTAACCTTATTAGTGAGCCTGGAGAATTGCCTGCTCGGCATATTGATTTTTTGTTTTCTGATACAGCTATATTTTAGCTTGTTTGTTCACCTTAAACTGGCGCTCGTAAAGGTGGATGAAATACCGGATAGGGCTGCAAAACCTTTAAGTGTAGTGATCTGTGCGCGCAATGAGACCGAAAACCTGAAACAATATCTTCCTGTGGTGCTGCAACAGAATTATGCCAATTACGAGGTGGTTGTGGTAAATGATCGTTCCTGGGATGGTACAAAAGACCTGCTTGAAGAATTTTCAAAACAATACAAACATCTTAAAATCGTTACGGTAAATGAAGGAAGTAAGTTTATTGCCGGTAAAAAATTTGCGGTAACCATGGGTATAAAGGCTACTTCAAACGAATGGCTGGTATTTACTGATGCCGATTGTATGCCGGCTTCTCCCAACTGGTTACTGGGGATGCAGCAGCCTGATGACGACCAGACCGAGATTGTTTTGGGCTATTCACCTTACCTGAAGAAAAAAGGGCTTTTAAATGCCCTGATTAGGTTTGAAACCTTTTTTACAGCGGTCAATTACCTGTCTTTTGCCCTGAAAGGAATGCCTTATATGGGGGTAGGCCGGAACATGGCCTATAAAAAATCACTTTTCTTTAACAATAAAGGTTTTGCAGCACATATGCACATTCCTTCCGGAGATGACGACCTTTTTGTAAATGCACATGCACACCACAACAATACTGCAATAAGGATCAATAAAGATGCACAGGTATGGAGCGTGCCCAATACCAGTTTCGGGGCTTATTTACGGCAAAAAAAACGTCATTTTGGTGCTGGTAAATTGTATAAAGCCAAACACAAGTTTATTTTATCGGCCCAGATTATGGTACAATTTCTTTTTTATGTGGTATTTGCGCTGTTGCTGTTTTTCAAAACAACATTTTATCCTGCGCTGGTGATATTGGCCCTTAGCATCATTGTCAGGTGTTTTATCTATCCCAGGCTTTTAAAGCGGCTCAGTTATGCTGATTTGAGCTGGTGGTTTCCTGTGCTGGATTTACTATTATTCATTTTTTTAGTCTTTAATGGCTTTGTATCTATATTTGTTAAAAAAATACAGTGGAAATAA
- the rsmG gene encoding 16S rRNA (guanine(527)-N(7))-methyltransferase RsmG → MEIKSTLIQEYFKDLTEKQIAQFDQLYSLYSFWNAQINVISRKDIDELYERHILHSLGIAKFCTFKPGEKVLDVGTGGGFPGIPLAILFPETYFHLVDSIGKKIKVVTEVASALGLENVKASHLRAEQVTDKFDFIVSRAVTRLIDFYPWIKGKFNKDSKNAIQNGILYLKGGDLTEEIAESGLKAELYPLSAYFKEEFFETKYVVYIPQ, encoded by the coding sequence GTGGAAATAAAATCAACGTTAATACAGGAATACTTTAAAGATCTGACTGAAAAGCAAATTGCCCAGTTTGATCAGTTGTATAGTTTATATAGTTTTTGGAATGCACAGATCAATGTCATTTCGAGAAAAGATATAGATGAACTTTATGAACGTCATATCCTGCATTCATTGGGGATTGCCAAATTCTGCACCTTTAAACCGGGCGAAAAGGTACTTGATGTGGGTACAGGTGGTGGTTTTCCAGGTATTCCACTGGCCATTTTATTTCCGGAAACTTATTTTCATCTGGTAGATTCCATTGGCAAAAAGATCAAAGTGGTAACAGAAGTTGCCTCGGCCCTTGGTCTGGAAAATGTAAAGGCAAGCCATTTGCGGGCAGAACAGGTAACGGACAAATTTGATTTTATCGTATCAAGGGCAGTAACACGCCTGATTGATTTTTACCCCTGGATTAAAGGGAAGTTTAATAAGGACTCTAAAAATGCCATTCAAAATGGGATTCTGTATTTGAAGGGGGGAGATTTGACCGAAGAAATTGCCGAATCAGGCCTGAAAGCGGAATTATATCCGCTTTCAGCTTACTTTAAAGAAGAGTTTTTTGAAACCAAATACGTGGTTTACATTCCGCAGTAG
- the dprA gene encoding DNA-processing protein DprA → MSLIHKIGLTLIKSVGDVIARNLLDQFGSAEAIFKADKYQLMEISGIGEVVATQILNHDVFEIAEKQLAFIKKHRIQVLFYTDENYPWRLRNCHDAPVLLYYKGNADLNHFRIISIVGTRRATEYGRKLCRELAETLAPYRVIIVSGLAYGIDVAAHKESLQQNIPTVGVLAHGLDRIYPALHKPVAQKMLLNGGLLTEFLPDTIPDKENFPKRNRIIAGIADATIVVEATTKGGALITADIANSYNRDVYAYPGRTNDQYSAGCNFLIKTNRASLISHAKDLIYYLGWDEIVSEKSSSQLQLPVGLSDEEQKIVNILTATPIGIDEIGQQLNFSQSKLAMHLLSLEMQGILVALPGKFYKLN, encoded by the coding sequence ATGAGTTTAATCCACAAAATAGGTCTTACACTGATCAAAAGTGTAGGGGATGTCATCGCAAGGAACCTGCTCGACCAATTTGGGAGTGCAGAAGCGATTTTTAAAGCTGATAAATATCAGTTAATGGAAATTTCTGGTATAGGAGAGGTGGTTGCCACACAGATCTTAAATCATGATGTCTTTGAAATTGCTGAAAAACAGCTGGCATTTATTAAGAAACACCGCATACAGGTACTTTTTTATACCGATGAAAACTATCCATGGCGCCTGAGGAACTGCCATGATGCGCCGGTTTTATTGTATTATAAGGGCAATGCAGATTTAAATCATTTCCGGATCATCAGTATCGTAGGCACCAGAAGGGCAACAGAATATGGCCGTAAACTGTGCAGGGAGCTGGCAGAGACCCTTGCCCCATATCGGGTAATCATCGTGAGCGGACTGGCCTATGGCATAGATGTAGCTGCCCACAAGGAAAGTTTACAGCAGAATATACCTACAGTGGGCGTATTGGCACATGGTTTAGACCGCATCTATCCAGCCCTGCATAAACCTGTAGCCCAAAAAATGTTGCTCAACGGTGGTCTGTTAACTGAATTTCTACCAGATACCATCCCCGATAAGGAGAATTTTCCAAAACGGAATCGAATTATTGCTGGTATTGCTGATGCAACAATTGTTGTGGAGGCCACGACAAAAGGTGGGGCTTTGATTACTGCTGATATCGCAAATTCTTACAACAGAGATGTGTACGCTTATCCGGGACGAACGAATGACCAGTATTCTGCAGGATGTAACTTTTTAATCAAGACCAACAGGGCCTCCCTGATCAGTCATGCCAAAGATCTGATCTATTATTTGGGTTGGGATGAGATAGTTTCCGAAAAAAGCAGTTCGCAACTGCAATTACCCGTAGGTCTTTCTGACGAGGAACAAAAGATCGTAAATATTTTAACAGCTACACCAATTGGTATTGATGAAATAGGACAGCAGTTAAATTTCAGCCAGAGCAAGCTGGCCATGCACCTGCTTAGCCTGGAAATGCAGGGCATTCTGGTGGCCTTACCCGGCAAATTTTATAAGCTGAATTAG
- a CDS encoding pyridoxal-phosphate dependent enzyme yields MWYNNILETIGNTPLVKLNNITKDIPATVLAKIETTNPGNSIKDRMAVKMIEDAEKSGKLKPGGTIIEGTSGNTGMGLAMAAIIKGYKCIFTTTDKQSKEKVDALRAFGAEVIVCPTNVEPEDPRSYYSVSSRLEREVPNSWKPNQYDNLSNSQAHYEQTGPEIWAQTEGKITHLVVGVGTGGTISGTGRYLKEQNPDIKVWGIDTYGSVFKKYKETGILDKNEIYPYITEGIGEDFLPKNVDFDIIDLFEKVTDKDAALMTRDIARKEGIFVGNSAGSAIAGLLQLKDKLKPEDVVVVIFHDHGSRYMGKMYNEDWLRERGFLKDEKLTARSIIKKKESAEIVTIDCEKTILEAINSMNMLNISQIPVTQKGMVIGKLAEGDILKALLENPSLKSAPVQQIMSAGFPFVDLNTSIDRISSLINKENSAVLVEDEQGKIEIITQYDIINAISG; encoded by the coding sequence ATGTGGTACAATAATATTTTAGAAACCATTGGCAATACGCCACTGGTAAAATTGAATAACATTACTAAAGATATTCCTGCAACTGTATTGGCTAAGATTGAAACTACAAATCCTGGAAACTCGATTAAGGATCGAATGGCGGTAAAGATGATTGAAGATGCGGAAAAAAGCGGCAAGCTGAAACCGGGAGGTACAATTATAGAAGGTACCTCCGGTAATACCGGAATGGGGCTGGCTATGGCGGCTATCATTAAAGGTTATAAATGTATTTTTACCACTACCGACAAGCAGTCTAAAGAAAAAGTAGATGCTTTACGGGCCTTTGGGGCCGAGGTAATCGTTTGTCCCACTAACGTAGAACCAGAAGACCCGCGCTCTTATTATTCGGTATCTTCCCGATTGGAGCGTGAGGTGCCAAATTCCTGGAAACCAAATCAATACGATAATTTATCCAATTCCCAGGCCCATTACGAACAGACTGGTCCTGAAATATGGGCGCAAACTGAAGGTAAGATCACCCATCTTGTAGTGGGGGTAGGTACGGGTGGCACAATTTCGGGCACAGGAAGATATCTCAAAGAGCAAAATCCGGATATTAAAGTATGGGGTATAGATACCTATGGATCAGTTTTTAAGAAATATAAAGAAACAGGGATATTAGATAAAAATGAGATCTATCCTTATATCACAGAAGGTATAGGCGAAGATTTTCTGCCAAAAAATGTAGATTTTGACATCATCGATCTTTTTGAGAAAGTAACGGATAAGGATGCTGCATTAATGACCCGTGATATTGCCCGGAAGGAAGGGATATTTGTTGGTAATTCTGCTGGTTCTGCTATTGCTGGATTGCTGCAGTTAAAGGATAAACTAAAACCTGAAGATGTGGTGGTGGTGATTTTTCACGATCATGGTAGTCGATATATGGGTAAAATGTACAATGAAGACTGGTTAAGGGAGCGTGGTTTCCTTAAGGATGAAAAACTTACGGCCCGGTCGATCATTAAAAAGAAAGAAAGTGCTGAGATCGTCACCATAGATTGTGAAAAAACAATCCTGGAGGCCATCAACAGCATGAATATGCTCAATATTTCACAAATACCGGTTACCCAAAAAGGTATGGTAATAGGTAAATTGGCCGAAGGAGATATCCTGAAAGCCCTGCTGGAAAACCCATCGTTAAAATCTGCGCCTGTTCAGCAGATCATGTCGGCGGGTTTCCCTTTTGTTGATTTGAACACTTCTATAGACAGGATTTCTTCTTTGATCAATAAAGAAAACAGTGCCGTACTGGTTGAAGACGAACAAGGTAAAATTGAGATCATTACACAATACGACATCATCAATGCAATTTCGGGTTAG
- the murA gene encoding UDP-N-acetylglucosamine 1-carboxyvinyltransferase, translated as MNAFEIIGGKKLKGEIQPQGAKNEALQIISAVLLTDQKITISNIPDIKDVNKLIELLGDMGVTIERLNKDTYTFEAKNINLDFFQSDVFKTKGGGLRGSIMIVGPLLGRFGKAAIPKPGGDKIGRRRLDTHFIGFEKLGAKFIYDSKKEFFNVDATNLQGAYILLDEASVTGTANIVMAAVLAKGTTTIYNAACEPYLQQLCKMLNRMGAKISGVGSNLLTIEGVQKLGGTEHRMLPDMIEIGSFIGLAAMTESEITIKNVCYPELGVIPDVFKKLGIKFELKGDDIYIPSQKHYVIESFIDGSMLTISDAPWPGFTPDLLSIILVVATQARGNVLIHQKMFESRLFFVDKLIDMGAQIILCDPHRASVNGIDKKYKLRGISMTSPDIRAGVSLLIAALSAEGKSTIFNIEQIERGYQDIDTRLRALGAQIKRIEASAPTH; from the coding sequence ATGAACGCATTTGAAATTATTGGCGGAAAGAAACTAAAGGGCGAAATTCAACCCCAGGGGGCTAAAAATGAGGCCTTACAGATCATCTCTGCTGTTTTATTGACTGATCAGAAGATCACCATAAGCAATATACCCGATATAAAAGATGTAAATAAACTGATTGAATTGCTGGGAGATATGGGTGTGACCATCGAACGCCTGAATAAAGATACCTATACTTTTGAAGCTAAAAACATCAACCTTGATTTTTTCCAGTCGGACGTTTTTAAAACGAAAGGCGGAGGTTTAAGAGGTTCAATTATGATTGTTGGCCCATTACTGGGCCGCTTTGGCAAAGCCGCCATTCCTAAACCAGGTGGCGATAAAATTGGTCGTAGAAGACTCGATACGCACTTTATTGGTTTTGAGAAACTGGGGGCAAAGTTTATATACGACAGTAAAAAAGAGTTCTTCAATGTTGATGCAACGAATTTACAAGGTGCTTACATCCTGCTGGATGAAGCATCCGTAACAGGTACGGCCAACATTGTTATGGCAGCTGTACTCGCTAAAGGTACAACAACCATTTACAATGCGGCTTGCGAGCCCTATCTGCAACAACTGTGCAAAATGCTGAACCGCATGGGTGCTAAAATATCGGGCGTAGGGTCCAATTTGCTGACCATTGAAGGTGTTCAGAAACTGGGTGGAACCGAACACAGGATGCTGCCTGATATGATAGAAATAGGCTCTTTCATAGGTTTAGCTGCCATGACAGAATCGGAAATTACCATAAAAAATGTTTGCTACCCTGAGCTGGGCGTAATACCTGATGTATTTAAAAAACTGGGAATCAAATTTGAGCTGAAAGGAGATGACATTTATATTCCTTCACAGAAACATTATGTAATTGAGTCCTTTATTGATGGTTCTATGCTAACCATTTCAGATGCCCCATGGCCTGGTTTTACGCCCGATCTGCTGAGCATTATTTTAGTTGTAGCTACACAGGCACGCGGAAATGTACTGATCCATCAGAAAATGTTTGAAAGCAGGCTGTTCTTTGTGGATAAACTGATAGACATGGGTGCACAGATCATTCTTTGCGATCCGCACAGGGCCTCCGTAAATGGCATAGACAAGAAGTATAAATTAAGGGGGATCAGCATGACTTCCCCGGATATCCGTGCAGGCGTATCCCTGCTGATCGCCGCACTATCGGCAGAAGGAAAATCAACCATATTCAATATAGAGCAGATTGAGCGTGGTTATCAGGACATCGATACCCGTCTGCGTGCCCTGGGTGCACAGATCAAACGTATAGAAGCCTCGGCCCCGACACATTAA
- a CDS encoding DUF4290 domain-containing protein translates to MNFEYNTTRNELILAEYGRNVQNMVKYIIELPDLEERNKYAQAVIDLMGFLNPHLRDVADFKHKLWDHLHIISGYKIDVDSPYPKPTPEAALVKPEHIGYPQQRITYKHYGKTVEMMIEKAKAVEEPERRAAMVQGIANFMKMAYVTWNKDSVADETILKNLRELSGGQLQLDENVNLNKVEFKPVVARPSNNNNNRGRNNGKGRQNNNNRPARNNNGKQRH, encoded by the coding sequence ATGAATTTCGAATACAACACCACAAGAAACGAGTTGATATTAGCCGAATACGGCCGTAATGTACAAAACATGGTAAAGTACATTATTGAACTCCCAGATCTTGAAGAACGCAATAAATACGCACAGGCAGTTATAGATTTAATGGGCTTTTTAAATCCTCATTTACGTGATGTTGCCGATTTTAAGCACAAGCTTTGGGATCATTTACACATCATTTCGGGTTATAAAATTGATGTGGACAGTCCCTATCCAAAGCCAACCCCGGAAGCAGCATTGGTAAAACCAGAGCATATCGGCTATCCTCAGCAAAGAATTACCTACAAACATTATGGTAAAACTGTTGAAATGATGATAGAAAAAGCCAAAGCGGTTGAAGAACCGGAACGCAGGGCTGCTATGGTACAGGGCATTGCCAATTTTATGAAAATGGCTTATGTAACCTGGAACAAAGACAGCGTGGCAGATGAAACAATTTTAAAGAACCTCCGCGAACTGTCGGGCGGACAACTCCAGCTGGATGAGAATGTGAATTTAAATAAAGTTGAATTTAAGCCTGTTGTAGCCAGACCATCCAACAACAATAACAACCGCGGAAGAAATAATGGTAAAGGCAGACAAAACAACAACAACCGCCCTGCACGCAACAACAACGGCAAACAGCGACACTAA